In Neisseria dentiae, one DNA window encodes the following:
- a CDS encoding site-specific DNA-methyltransferase produces MNISDGLNEFCKGLCLSERQDPLKNQRLTSLNDVSPKLFRNWRRNNGEPNRTEPNRTEPNRTEPNRTEPNRTEIIHENQNNFKQNKILQLKQLFPEIFCEEQIDFEKLKLVLGEDNLCAQNERYQLGWAGKSDAYRTLQSPTFNTLAPCVAESVNFHDTQNVFIEAENLEALKILQKSYAGKVKMIYIDPPYNTGSDSFVYPDKFAETRDEYARRVGDKDQDGYLLRDGAFAGAWRKNSKDNGHYHSNWLSMMLPRLHLAKTLLREDGVIFISIDDNEQAQLKLLCDEVFGAENFVATLIWKNGRTSAAHFTHEHENIICYAKSKVELELFKYDGEACVTDRTVKKPSSKNPLSIIEFPAGIEFESEDKVFPNIIGDKEPIKIVKGKFESKNRKLAQPVSLEAAWTMADMIRNWLKGEEVIDQKGQKVRRFFFKSNGVLQYEKEKGTFHPKTIITEFTTKQGSNVLIDLLEDPVFDFPKPPSLVAYLVSFVCSNKNDLILDFFSGSGTTAHAVMQLNAEDGGSRRYICVQLPEETAENSEARKAGFANIAEIAKERIRRAGAQIRRSGIDTRQNMPSENADTAAGAVSGINARPTVDTGFKVFKLTESHFKQWRRPLSGSLNEQQQLALLEEFQNIVYENAGVENMAYELMLRLGFELTDSIEFADNVVWLNNAAQTRKTALLLDTVNQAVLDEVRAQSPKKVFVLDKAFAGDDALKTNAALQFKDADIDFETL; encoded by the coding sequence TTGAATATTTCAGACGGCCTAAATGAATTTTGCAAAGGTCTCTGCCTGTCTGAACGACAGGATCCGCTTAAAAACCAAAGGCTGACGTCCTTAAACGACGTCAGCCCCAAACTTTTCAGAAACTGGAGACGGAACAATGGCGAACCGAACCGAACCGAACCGAACCGAACCGAACCGAACCGAACCGAACCGAACCGAACCGAACCGAACCGAACCGAAATTATACACGAAAACCAAAATAATTTCAAACAGAACAAAATCTTACAATTAAAACAATTATTCCCCGAAATCTTTTGTGAAGAACAAATTGATTTTGAAAAACTCAAACTGGTGTTGGGCGAAGACAATCTTTGCGCCCAAAACGAACGCTATCAACTGGGCTGGGCAGGCAAATCCGATGCCTACCGCACCTTGCAATCGCCCACATTCAACACGCTTGCGCCCTGCGTTGCCGAAAGCGTAAATTTCCACGACACGCAAAACGTATTTATCGAAGCAGAAAATTTGGAAGCCCTGAAAATTCTGCAAAAATCTTACGCGGGCAAAGTCAAAATGATTTACATCGACCCGCCCTACAACACAGGCAGCGACAGCTTTGTCTATCCCGACAAATTCGCCGAAACCCGCGACGAATACGCCCGCCGCGTAGGCGACAAAGACCAAGACGGCTATTTATTGCGCGACGGCGCATTTGCCGGCGCGTGGCGCAAAAACAGCAAAGACAACGGACACTATCACAGCAACTGGCTCTCCATGATGCTGCCGCGCCTGCATTTAGCAAAAACCCTGTTGCGCGAAGACGGAGTGATTTTTATCAGCATTGATGATAATGAACAAGCGCAACTGAAATTGCTTTGCGATGAAGTGTTTGGGGCGGAGAATTTTGTGGCAACTCTGATTTGGAAAAATGGGCGAACTTCCGCAGCACATTTTACGCATGAGCACGAAAACATTATTTGTTATGCAAAGAGTAAGGTTGAACTAGAGCTATTTAAATATGATGGTGAGGCATGCGTAACAGACCGAACTGTTAAAAAACCAAGTTCTAAAAACCCGTTATCAATCATTGAATTTCCAGCAGGAATAGAATTCGAGAGTGAAGATAAAGTTTTTCCTAATATTATTGGTGATAAAGAACCTATAAAAATAGTGAAAGGTAAATTTGAATCTAAAAATAGAAAACTTGCTCAACCAGTTTCATTAGAAGCCGCATGGACTATGGCGGATATGATAAGAAATTGGTTAAAAGGAGAAGAGGTTATTGATCAAAAAGGGCAAAAAGTTCGCCGTTTTTTCTTTAAATCAAATGGGGTACTGCAATATGAAAAAGAAAAAGGCACCTTTCATCCCAAAACAATTATTACGGAATTTACGACCAAACAAGGTAGCAATGTATTAATTGATTTACTGGAAGATCCGGTTTTTGACTTTCCCAAACCCCCATCGTTAGTTGCTTATTTAGTAAGTTTTGTTTGCTCTAATAAAAATGACCTAATCCTAGATTTCTTCTCCGGCTCCGGCACAACCGCCCACGCTGTAATGCAACTGAATGCCGAAGACGGCGGCAGCCGCCGTTATATTTGCGTGCAATTACCTGAAGAAACCGCCGAGAATTCCGAAGCGCGCAAAGCCGGTTTCGCCAATATCGCCGAAATTGCCAAAGAACGCATCCGCCGTGCAGGCGCGCAAATCCGTAGGTCGGGCATTGATACCCGACAAAACATGCCGTCTGAAAATGCGGATACCGCTGCGGGCGCGGTGTCGGGCATCAATGCCCGACCTACGGTGGACACGGGTTTCAAAGTATTCAAATTAACCGAAAGCCATTTCAAACAATGGCGCAGACCGCTTTCAGGCAGCCTGAACGAGCAGCAGCAATTGGCTTTGCTGGAAGAATTTCAAAATATCGTCTATGAAAACGCCGGCGTTGAAAATATGGCTTATGAATTGATGTTGCGCTTGGGCTTTGAATTAACGGACAGCATTGAATTTGCTGATAATGTGGTGTGGCTGAACAATGCCGCGCAAACACGCAAAACCGCGCTGTTGTTGGATACCGTCAATCAAGCGGTGTTGGACGAAGTGCGCGCCCAATCGCCCAAAAAAGTGTTTGTGCTGGATAAGGCGTTTGCAGGCGATGATGCGCTGAAAACCAATGCCGCCTTGCAGTTTAAAGACGCTGATATTGACTTTGAAACGCTGTAA
- a CDS encoding restriction endonuclease, whose product MELKFEQLDYQHDAVNAVVRLFQGEPNQEQTFALQSDFLPVVGNRRVLPLDEIGKNLNEVQQDFSLQKTQIGEHGLNFSVEMETGTGKTYVYLRTIFELNRRYGWRKFVIVVPSVPIREGVLQSIRAMTAHFQTAFDGVHFAHSVYSSDRLNRLRSFATGTHIDILIMNIDAFKKDDNVINRANESGEAPILQISQTQPIVIVDEPQNMETDLAKQAIDSLNPLFVLRYSATHKNPYHKIYSLNPVQAYNKKLVKQIEVEPVLAQNDVNGAYVVLKGFVAGKKKLTAEVEIHFNDKKEVKKKTVKVSSGDDLFDKSGGNESYRHGFIVNGLDAESGEITLSNGQVITLGEDDDLIRDEIMKKQMECAIQEHLKKEKRLNPKGIKVLSLFFIDKVANYRENGKFARWFAEIYERETGESANGVHDGYFSQDKGKDKDTNGSSKADEDTYNLIMKDKEKLLSFDSKLRFIFSHSALKEGWDNPNVFQICTLNETRSPIKKRQEIGRGLRLAVNQKGERVRDDGVNILTVIPNESYESFAANLQKEYEDECGIQFGNGGAKRASDRTRQTYRKGFTLDPEFLAIWQKLQHKTRYAVQFEREKLIQTACEKIKAMPVIQKPQIVVQKAVIHQSLTDGIWGEERNSRAGQTDIDWAIPDILHEIQKKTRLTRQTVFEILSQSGRIGEIGNNPQRFIDLVSEKIQTALHGLMIEGIEYFRMPERDDAVYRQSLARWQELEQYGAEFFKNQYTFEINQEDGIKKEKTIFADYIPLDSGTENQFARDCESHENVKFYFKLPEWFKIPTPIGNYNPDWALVMENQEKVYFIAETKNTGKGIQEGVDMDKLHESEQQKIQCAKRCFEVFDGVSYRVVEKVTEL is encoded by the coding sequence ATGGAATTGAAGTTTGAACAATTGGATTATCAGCACGACGCCGTTAATGCGGTGGTGCGTTTGTTTCAGGGCGAACCCAATCAAGAGCAAACCTTTGCTTTGCAATCGGATTTTTTGCCCGTTGTAGGCAATCGGCGCGTTTTGCCGTTGGACGAAATCGGCAAAAATTTAAACGAAGTGCAACAAGATTTCAGCCTGCAAAAAACGCAAATCGGCGAACACGGCTTAAATTTTTCCGTGGAAATGGAAACGGGAACGGGCAAAACTTATGTGTATTTGCGGACGATTTTTGAATTGAACCGCAGATATGGTTGGCGGAAATTTGTGATTGTTGTGCCGAGTGTGCCGATTCGTGAAGGTGTGTTGCAAAGCATTCGCGCGATGACGGCGCATTTTCAGACGGCCTTTGACGGCGTGCATTTTGCCCATTCGGTGTACAGCAGCGACCGTTTGAACCGCTTGCGCAGCTTTGCCACCGGCACGCATATCGATATTTTGATTATGAATATTGACGCCTTCAAAAAAGACGACAATGTGATTAACCGCGCCAATGAAAGCGGCGAAGCCCCCATATTGCAAATCAGCCAAACCCAGCCGATTGTGATTGTGGACGAACCACAAAACATGGAAACCGATTTGGCAAAACAAGCGATTGATTCGTTAAACCCTTTGTTTGTGTTGCGTTATTCCGCCACGCACAAAAATCCGTATCACAAAATTTACAGCTTAAATCCCGTGCAAGCCTATAACAAAAAATTGGTGAAGCAGATTGAAGTGGAACCTGTGTTGGCGCAAAACGATGTCAATGGCGCGTATGTGGTGTTGAAAGGATTTGTAGCAGGCAAGAAAAAATTAACCGCCGAAGTAGAAATTCATTTCAATGATAAAAAAGAAGTGAAAAAGAAAACGGTTAAGGTATCTTCGGGCGATGATTTGTTTGATAAATCAGGCGGGAATGAAAGTTACCGGCACGGTTTTATTGTCAATGGCTTGGATGCGGAATCGGGCGAAATAACCTTATCAAACGGTCAAGTCATCACGCTGGGCGAAGACGATGATTTAATCCGCGACGAAATCATGAAAAAGCAGATGGAATGCGCGATTCAAGAGCATTTGAAAAAAGAGAAGCGTTTAAACCCGAAAGGGATTAAGGTTTTATCGTTGTTTTTTATTGATAAAGTGGCGAATTATCGTGAAAACGGCAAATTTGCGCGTTGGTTTGCGGAAATTTACGAGCGCGAAACGGGCGAAAGTGCAAACGGTGTGCATGACGGCTATTTTTCGCAAGACAAAGGCAAGGATAAAGACACCAACGGTAGCAGCAAGGCCGATGAAGACACTTACAATCTGATTATGAAAGATAAGGAAAAATTGTTGTCGTTTGACAGCAAATTGCGCTTTATTTTTTCGCATTCCGCGCTGAAAGAAGGCTGGGACAATCCGAATGTGTTTCAAATTTGTACGCTCAACGAAACGCGTTCGCCGATTAAAAAACGGCAGGAAATCGGGCGCGGTTTGCGTTTGGCGGTCAATCAAAAAGGCGAGCGGGTGCGCGATGACGGCGTGAATATTCTTACTGTGATTCCGAATGAAAGCTATGAAAGTTTTGCCGCCAATCTGCAAAAAGAGTATGAAGACGAATGCGGTATCCAATTTGGTAACGGTGGCGCGAAAAGGGCAAGCGACAGAACCCGGCAGACGTATCGCAAAGGTTTTACGCTAGACCCTGAATTTTTGGCAATTTGGCAGAAATTGCAGCATAAAACGCGTTATGCGGTGCAGTTTGAGCGGGAAAAACTGATTCAGACGGCCTGCGAAAAAATCAAAGCGATGCCTGTTATCCAAAAGCCGCAGATTGTGGTGCAAAAGGCGGTGATTCACCAATCCCTGACGGACGGCATTTGGGGGGAGGAGCGCAACAGCAGGGCGGGGCAAACCGATATTGATTGGGCTATTCCCGATATATTGCACGAGATCCAAAAGAAAACCCGGCTGACTCGGCAAACCGTGTTTGAGATTCTGAGCCAATCGGGCAGAATCGGCGAAATCGGCAACAACCCTCAGCGGTTTATCGATTTGGTGTCCGAAAAAATCCAAACGGCCTTGCACGGCTTGATGATTGAAGGTATCGAATATTTCAGAATGCCGGAAAGAGATGATGCGGTTTATCGGCAAAGCCTGGCCCGCTGGCAGGAGCTGGAACAATACGGTGCGGAGTTTTTCAAAAACCAATATACCTTTGAAATCAATCAGGAAGACGGCATAAAAAAAGAAAAAACCATTTTCGCCGACTATATCCCGCTGGATTCCGGAACAGAGAACCAATTTGCCCGCGATTGTGAAAGCCACGAAAATGTGAAGTTTTATTTTAAACTGCCCGAGTGGTTCAAAATTCCTACGCCCATCGGCAACTATAACCCGGACTGGGCATTGGTGATGGAAAATCAGGAAAAAGTGTATTTCATTGCCGAAACGAAAAATACCGGCAAAGGCATACAGGAAGGTGTGGACATGGATAAATTGCACGAATCCGAGCAGCAGAAAATCCAATGTGCCAAACGGTGTTTCGAGGTGTTCGACGGGGTGAGTTACAGGGTGGTGGAGAAGGTGACAGAGTTATAA
- the rnhB gene encoding ribonuclease HII gives MNTVLTAGVDEAGRGPLVGSVFAAAVILPPCPNLPGLTDSKKLSENKRNELAAQIKAQAVAWSVASADVQEIAELNILNATLLAMTRAVQGLAVPPQKVLIDGNRVPKNLGIAAEAVVKGDSKIIEISAASVLAKTARDAEMYALAARYPQYGFDKHKGYGTAAHLAALAEFGALPEHRRDFAPVRAVLAQGKLFG, from the coding sequence ATGAACACCGTTCTCACCGCCGGCGTCGACGAAGCCGGGCGCGGCCCTTTGGTGGGCAGCGTATTTGCCGCCGCCGTGATTCTGCCGCCCTGCCCCAACCTGCCCGGCCTTACCGATTCCAAAAAACTCAGCGAAAACAAGCGCAATGAACTGGCCGCACAAATCAAAGCGCAGGCCGTCGCCTGGAGCGTGGCCAGCGCCGATGTGCAGGAAATCGCCGAACTCAATATCCTAAACGCCACCCTGCTCGCCATGACCCGCGCCGTGCAAGGCTTGGCCGTGCCGCCGCAGAAAGTGCTGATAGACGGCAACCGTGTACCGAAAAATTTAGGCATTGCCGCCGAAGCCGTGGTGAAAGGCGACAGCAAAATCATCGAAATCTCCGCCGCCTCCGTGCTCGCCAAAACCGCACGCGACGCCGAAATGTATGCCCTAGCCGCGCGTTACCCGCAATACGGCTTCGACAAACACAAAGGCTACGGCACCGCCGCCCACCTCGCCGCCCTCGCCGAATTCGGCGCCCTGCCCGAACACCGCCGCGATTTCGCGCCGGTGAGAGCCGTATTGGCGCAGGGTAAGTTGTTTGGGTGA
- the lpxB gene encoding lipid-A-disaccharide synthase — MTSHQPPANRPLTIALCAGEASGDLLGAHLMAAIKQRCPQAHFVGIGGPRMLAKGFESLYDQEKLAVRGFAEVVKRLPEILKIRRGLVRDLKRIRPDVFVGIDAPDFNLGVAEKLKKAGIPTVHYVSPSVWAWRRERVNTIVEQVNRVLCLFPMEPQLYQEAGGRAEFVGHPLAQTLPLDADRDAARRHMKIEPWEPVFCLMPGSRVSEIDYMAPIFFRTARLLLQRYPSARFLLPVATVATRSRLISILHQGEFIGLPIQLMSAHADLACTAADVVLVTSGTATLEVALCKRPMVISYKISPLTYAYVKRKINVPHVGLPNILLGKGAVPELLQDDATPAKLAAAVAEWYESPQDVAALQQDFLNLHRLLQKDTDALAASAVLAEAGIAAAVPEAAPEAV; from the coding sequence ATGACTTCCCACCAACCGCCCGCCAACCGCCCCCTCACCATCGCCTTGTGCGCCGGCGAAGCCTCCGGCGATCTGCTCGGCGCACACCTGATGGCCGCCATCAAGCAGCGCTGCCCGCAGGCGCATTTCGTCGGCATCGGCGGGCCGCGTATGCTGGCCAAAGGTTTCGAAAGCCTCTACGACCAAGAAAAACTGGCCGTGCGCGGCTTTGCCGAAGTGGTGAAGCGCCTGCCCGAAATCCTGAAAATCCGCCGCGGCCTGGTGCGCGACCTCAAACGCATCCGCCCCGACGTGTTCGTGGGCATCGACGCGCCCGACTTCAACCTCGGCGTGGCCGAAAAACTCAAAAAAGCAGGCATCCCCACCGTGCACTACGTCAGCCCCTCGGTGTGGGCGTGGCGGCGCGAACGGGTCAACACCATTGTGGAACAAGTCAACCGCGTGCTGTGCCTGTTTCCGATGGAGCCGCAGCTTTACCAAGAAGCCGGCGGCCGGGCCGAGTTTGTCGGCCACCCGCTGGCGCAAACCTTGCCGCTCGATGCCGACCGCGACGCCGCACGCCGCCACATGAAAATCGAACCGTGGGAACCCGTGTTCTGCCTGATGCCCGGCAGCCGCGTGAGCGAAATCGACTATATGGCGCCGATATTCTTCCGCACCGCCCGCCTGCTGCTGCAACGCTACCCCTCCGCCCGCTTCCTGCTGCCCGTGGCCACCGTGGCCACCCGCAGCCGCCTGATTTCGATTCTGCACCAAGGCGAATTTATCGGCCTGCCCATCCAACTGATGAGCGCACACGCCGACTTGGCCTGCACCGCCGCCGACGTAGTGCTGGTTACCAGCGGCACCGCCACGCTGGAAGTGGCGCTGTGCAAGCGACCCATGGTTATCAGCTATAAAATCTCGCCGCTCACCTACGCCTATGTGAAACGCAAAATCAACGTGCCCCATGTGGGGTTGCCCAATATCCTGCTCGGCAAAGGCGCCGTGCCCGAGCTGCTGCAAGACGACGCCACCCCCGCCAAACTGGCCGCCGCCGTGGCCGAATGGTATGAATCACCGCAAGACGTTGCCGCCTTGCAGCAGGATTTCCTCAACCTCCACCGGCTTTTGCAGAAAGACACCGACGCATTGGCCGCAAGCGCCGTGCTGGCCGAAGCAGGCATTGCCGCCGCCGTGCCCGAAGCCGCACCCGAGGCCGTCTGA
- a CDS encoding methyltransferase domain-containing protein — MTNTSDRWAVHRLLARNTDERLQLVRTAPQQIVLAGADADESRRLLAARYPKAAFAEYDPRPAFLQAAADARKTGLWQKLTGKTVPQHCQSLTEPLPEAAADMLWSNLGLITAREPVPVFENWARALKPDGLLFFTHFGIDSLNGLTGRLKEAGIAVNAPMLFDMHDLGDMLFHHGFYDPVMDTAKLELSYRRPETFWQDMETLGLWASLDFSDEAAARAAVNRMFADGATLTATLETVYGHAIKKRQLPAGESEILFYPKPR; from the coding sequence ATGACGAACACATCCGACCGCTGGGCCGTCCACCGCCTGCTCGCCCGCAATACCGACGAACGCCTGCAACTGGTGCGCACCGCCCCGCAGCAAATCGTGCTGGCGGGCGCCGATGCCGACGAAAGCCGCCGCCTGCTTGCCGCGCGCTACCCCAAAGCCGCGTTTGCCGAATACGATCCGCGCCCCGCTTTTCTGCAAGCGGCCGCCGACGCGCGCAAAACCGGCTTATGGCAGAAACTCACCGGCAAAACCGTGCCGCAGCACTGCCAAAGCCTTACCGAACCGCTGCCCGAAGCGGCGGCCGATATGTTGTGGTCTAACCTGGGCCTGATCACCGCGCGCGAACCCGTGCCGGTTTTTGAAAACTGGGCGCGCGCGCTGAAGCCCGACGGCCTGCTGTTTTTCACCCATTTCGGCATCGACAGCCTGAACGGTTTGACAGGCCGTCTGAAAGAAGCGGGCATCGCCGTTAACGCGCCGATGCTTTTCGATATGCACGATTTGGGCGATATGCTGTTCCACCACGGCTTTTACGACCCGGTGATGGACACTGCCAAACTCGAGCTTTCCTACCGCCGCCCCGAAACCTTTTGGCAGGATATGGAAACCCTCGGCCTGTGGGCTTCGTTGGATTTCAGCGACGAAGCCGCCGCCCGCGCCGCCGTCAACCGGATGTTCGCCGACGGCGCAACCCTCACCGCCACGCTCGAAACCGTGTACGGCCACGCAATTAAAAAGCGGCAGCTGCCCGCAGGCGAAAGCGAGATTCTGTTTTATCCGAAACCGCGCTGA
- a CDS encoding YdcF family protein, whose protein sequence is MNKKRYMLLYLPVALALCWFLLLIWVYVSAVSARRITIEEIQPADAALVLGNAVNKNGRPNPCLRSRVAAAADLYHAGKVPKLVVSGGTDSDGSNEARHMKAIAIELGVPESRIATEGKSENTYENILFSSIPLTNNSNVVIVSADYHLKRARWLADKQWGHEKNLQVYSGIDDCDEKTLDYSRKIVRESLAWVKASVKPE, encoded by the coding sequence ATGAATAAAAAACGCTATATGTTGCTCTATCTGCCTGTGGCGCTGGCCTTATGCTGGTTTCTGCTGCTGATTTGGGTGTATGTTTCGGCGGTATCCGCCCGCCGCATCACCATCGAAGAAATCCAACCCGCCGATGCCGCGTTGGTGTTGGGCAATGCCGTCAACAAAAACGGCCGCCCCAACCCCTGCCTGCGCTCGCGCGTGGCCGCCGCCGCCGACCTTTATCATGCGGGCAAAGTGCCCAAACTGGTGGTGAGCGGCGGCACCGACAGCGACGGCAGCAACGAAGCCCGCCATATGAAAGCCATCGCCATCGAGCTGGGCGTGCCCGAATCGCGCATCGCCACCGAAGGCAAATCGGAAAACACTTACGAAAACATTTTGTTCAGCTCGATTCCGCTCACCAACAACAGCAACGTCGTTATCGTTAGTGCCGACTACCATCTCAAACGGGCGCGCTGGCTGGCCGACAAGCAATGGGGCCATGAAAAAAACCTACAGGTTTATTCGGGCATAGACGACTGCGACGAAAAAACGCTGGATTATTCGCGCAAAATCGTGCGCGAAAGCCTGGCTTGGGTGAAAGCCTCCGTCAAACCCGAATAA
- the pncC gene encoding nicotinamide-nucleotide amidase, whose translation MNPTLSALTARLNERGQTVTCAESCTGGLLAAELTRLPGSSAWFHTGFITYSNEAKQQLLGVKSNTLDFYGAVSEETVREMALGALIAAKADYALSISGIAGPEGGSEAKPVGTVWFGLATKQRIWAQRAFFEGDRDSIRGQAVQFALAFLNGKMEGAGGGK comes from the coding sequence ATGAATCCCACCTTATCCGCTTTAACCGCCCGCCTCAACGAGCGCGGGCAAACCGTAACCTGCGCCGAATCGTGCACCGGCGGCCTGCTGGCTGCCGAACTCACCCGCCTGCCGGGCAGCTCGGCATGGTTTCACACAGGCTTTATCACATACAGCAACGAAGCCAAGCAGCAGCTTTTGGGCGTGAAAAGCAACACGTTGGATTTTTACGGCGCGGTGAGCGAGGAAACCGTGCGCGAAATGGCGCTCGGTGCGCTGATTGCCGCCAAGGCCGACTATGCCTTGAGTATTTCCGGCATTGCCGGGCCGGAAGGCGGCAGCGAGGCCAAACCCGTCGGCACGGTGTGGTTCGGGCTGGCCACCAAGCAGCGCATTTGGGCGCAGCGCGCGTTTTTCGAGGGCGACCGCGACAGCATACGCGGGCAGGCCGTGCAGTTTGCGCTGGCGTTTTTAAACGGAAAAATGGAAGGAGCGGGCGGCGGAAAATAA
- a CDS encoding patatin-like phospholipase family protein, translated as MNIRLSLPVFAAVLLAACGTSKQPAPPAQPPVQAKPKAVVGLALGGGASKGFAHIGVIKVLKANNIPVNLVTGTSAGSIVGSLYASGMSPDRLELEAEVLGKTDLVDLTLSTTGFIRGQKLQDYINRKVGNRPLQSLPLKFAAVATDLESGKMVAFNRGNTGQAVRASVSIPNVFQPALIGGRRYVDGGLSAPVPVSAAKNMGANLVIAVDISAKPAKLSEAGFFSYLDQSLNIMSTAALRNELAKADIVIKPQVQHLGAVGGFDQKTQAIKLGEQAALAALPEIKRKLRAYRY; from the coding sequence ATGAACATCCGTCTCTCCCTGCCCGTTTTTGCCGCCGTGCTGCTTGCCGCCTGCGGCACGTCGAAACAACCCGCACCGCCCGCCCAACCGCCCGTGCAGGCCAAACCCAAAGCCGTGGTCGGCCTGGCGCTCGGCGGCGGCGCATCGAAAGGCTTTGCCCATATCGGTGTGATTAAGGTTTTGAAAGCCAACAACATTCCCGTCAACCTGGTTACCGGCACCAGCGCAGGCTCGATTGTGGGCAGCCTTTACGCTTCAGGCATGTCGCCCGACCGGCTCGAATTGGAAGCAGAAGTGTTGGGCAAAACCGATTTGGTCGATTTAACCCTTTCCACCACCGGCTTTATCCGCGGGCAAAAGCTGCAAGACTACATCAACCGCAAAGTCGGCAACCGCCCCTTGCAGAGCCTGCCACTTAAATTCGCCGCCGTCGCCACCGATTTGGAAAGCGGCAAGATGGTGGCCTTCAACCGTGGCAACACCGGCCAGGCCGTGCGCGCCTCGGTGAGCATTCCCAATGTGTTCCAACCCGCCTTAATCGGCGGCAGACGTTATGTCGACGGCGGCCTCTCCGCCCCCGTACCGGTGAGCGCGGCCAAAAACATGGGCGCCAATCTGGTGATTGCGGTGGATATTTCCGCCAAACCCGCGAAACTGTCGGAAGCGGGCTTTTTCTCTTACCTCGACCAAAGCCTCAATATCATGAGCACCGCCGCGCTGCGCAACGAGCTGGCCAAAGCCGACATCGTGATCAAGCCGCAGGTGCAGCACTTGGGCGCGGTGGGCGGTTTCGACCAGAAAACGCAGGCCATCAAACTCGGCGAACAGGCGGCACTGGCCGCGCTGCCCGAAATCAAGCGCAAATTGCGGGCTTACCGGTATTGA